One window of Prionailurus bengalensis isolate Pbe53 chromosome B1, Fcat_Pben_1.1_paternal_pri, whole genome shotgun sequence genomic DNA carries:
- the RNF4 gene encoding E3 ubiquitin-protein ligase RNF4 isoform X2 → MSTRKRRGGTVNSRQAQKRTREAASTPEMALEAEPIELVESAGDEIVDLTCESLEPVVVDLTHNDSVVIVDERRRPRRNARRPRQDHADSCVVSSDDEEVSRDRDVYVTTHTPRHAREEAAAGLRPSGTVSCPICMDGYSEIVQNGRLIVSTECGHVFCSQCLRDSLKNANTCPTCRKKINHKRYHPIYI, encoded by the exons ATGAGTACG AGAAAGCGTCGTGGTGGGACAGTAAATTCTAGACAAGCCCAGAAGCGAACTCGGGAGGCAGCGTCCACCCCTGAGATGGCCTTGGAAGCGGAGCCCATAGAACTTGTGGAAAGCG CTGGAGACGAAATAGTGGACCTGACCTGTGAATCTTTAGAGCCTGTGGTTGTTGACCTGACTCACAATGACTCTGTCGTG ATTGTTGATG AAAGGAGGCGGCCGAGGAGGAACGCCAGGCGGCCGCGCCAGGACCATGCCGACAGCTGTGTCGTGAGCAGTGATGACGAGGAGGTGTCCAGGGACAGAGATGTGTACGTGACCACCCACACTCCTAGACACGCCAGAGAGGAGGCAGCCGCAGGACTCAG GCCCTCTGGTACTGTCAGCTGTCCGATCTGCATGGACGGGTACTCTGAG ATTGTACAGAACGGACGTCTCATCGTTTCTACAGAATGCGGCCACGTCTTTTGTAGCCAGTGCCTCCGTGACTCCCTTAAGAATGCTAACACTTGCCCAACTTGCAGGAAAAAGATCAACCACAAACGATACCACCCCATTTATATATGA
- the RNF4 gene encoding E3 ubiquitin-protein ligase RNF4 isoform X3: MALEAEPIELVESAGDEIVDLTCESLEPVVVDLTHNDSVVISITRGLLDLSENQLLALWILSLIVDERRRPRRNARRPRQDHADSCVVSSDDEEVSRDRDVYVTTHTPRHAREEAAAGLRPSGTVSCPICMDGYSEIVQNGRLIVSTECGHVFCSQCLRDSLKNANTCPTCRKKINHKRYHPIYI; encoded by the exons ATGGCCTTGGAAGCGGAGCCCATAGAACTTGTGGAAAGCG CTGGAGACGAAATAGTGGACCTGACCTGTGAATCTTTAGAGCCTGTGGTTGTTGACCTGACTCACAATGACTCTGTCGTG aTTAGTATCACCAGAGGTTTATTAGATCTTTCAGAGAACCAACTTTTAGCTTTGTGGATCCTTTCTCTT ATTGTTGATG AAAGGAGGCGGCCGAGGAGGAACGCCAGGCGGCCGCGCCAGGACCATGCCGACAGCTGTGTCGTGAGCAGTGATGACGAGGAGGTGTCCAGGGACAGAGATGTGTACGTGACCACCCACACTCCTAGACACGCCAGAGAGGAGGCAGCCGCAGGACTCAG GCCCTCTGGTACTGTCAGCTGTCCGATCTGCATGGACGGGTACTCTGAG ATTGTACAGAACGGACGTCTCATCGTTTCTACAGAATGCGGCCACGTCTTTTGTAGCCAGTGCCTCCGTGACTCCCTTAAGAATGCTAACACTTGCCCAACTTGCAGGAAAAAGATCAACCACAAACGATACCACCCCATTTATATATGA
- the RNF4 gene encoding E3 ubiquitin-protein ligase RNF4 isoform X1: MSTRKRRGGTVNSRQAQKRTREAASTPEMALEAEPIELVESAGDEIVDLTCESLEPVVVDLTHNDSVVISITRGLLDLSENQLLALWILSLIVDERRRPRRNARRPRQDHADSCVVSSDDEEVSRDRDVYVTTHTPRHAREEAAAGLRPSGTVSCPICMDGYSEIVQNGRLIVSTECGHVFCSQCLRDSLKNANTCPTCRKKINHKRYHPIYI; this comes from the exons ATGAGTACG AGAAAGCGTCGTGGTGGGACAGTAAATTCTAGACAAGCCCAGAAGCGAACTCGGGAGGCAGCGTCCACCCCTGAGATGGCCTTGGAAGCGGAGCCCATAGAACTTGTGGAAAGCG CTGGAGACGAAATAGTGGACCTGACCTGTGAATCTTTAGAGCCTGTGGTTGTTGACCTGACTCACAATGACTCTGTCGTG aTTAGTATCACCAGAGGTTTATTAGATCTTTCAGAGAACCAACTTTTAGCTTTGTGGATCCTTTCTCTT ATTGTTGATG AAAGGAGGCGGCCGAGGAGGAACGCCAGGCGGCCGCGCCAGGACCATGCCGACAGCTGTGTCGTGAGCAGTGATGACGAGGAGGTGTCCAGGGACAGAGATGTGTACGTGACCACCCACACTCCTAGACACGCCAGAGAGGAGGCAGCCGCAGGACTCAG GCCCTCTGGTACTGTCAGCTGTCCGATCTGCATGGACGGGTACTCTGAG ATTGTACAGAACGGACGTCTCATCGTTTCTACAGAATGCGGCCACGTCTTTTGTAGCCAGTGCCTCCGTGACTCCCTTAAGAATGCTAACACTTGCCCAACTTGCAGGAAAAAGATCAACCACAAACGATACCACCCCATTTATATATGA